CACCGATCTAAAATCTGCCGCCGACCTGCTCAAAAAAGCTCGCCCTACCGCTGTCAACCTGGCCTGGGCGTTGGATCGTATCTTGAATTCCCTCACCCAAACCCTCTCCCAGGGGGAGAGGGGGCAACTAAGTCCCCTCCCCCGGTGGGGGAGGGCGGAGGCTGGGGGAATTCTTGCGGATTTACGCGCCGCCGTTCTCACCGAAGCCCAACGCATCGCCGATGAAGATGTTGAAATCAACCAGCGCATGGCACGTCATGGCGCAGAACTCATTGAAGACGGCGATACGATCATTCATCACTGCAACACAGGCGCGCTAGCGACTGTTGATTGGGGCACCGCCTTGGGCGTGATCCGTTTGGCACATGAACAGGGCAAGCGCATCCACGTTCTCGTCGATGAGACTCGCCCGCGCCTGCAAGGCTCACGTCTGACGGCCTGGGAACTCACCCAATACGGCATCCCCTACGACATCATCAGCGATAACGCCGCCGGGCATTTCCTCAGCAGCGGGCAAGTGGATAAAGTCTTCGTCGGCTCCGACCGCACCGCCGCCAACGGCGATGTGTGCAACAAAATTGGCACTTATATGCTGGCACTGGCTGCCTACGATAACGGCGTACCTTTCTACCCCGTGGTACCCACCTCGACGATTGACATGACACTCGCCACCGGGGCAGAAATCCCCATCGAAGAACGCACTCAAGCCGAAGTTCTGTCGCTAACCTTCCAGGGGCAGGCTGCATTCCCCGAAGGCGCCTCGGCACGCAATCCAGCTTTCGATGTCACACCGCACAGGCTTGTTACGGGCATCGTGACTGAAAACGGGGTGGCGTATCCCCCATTCATAACAAATCTCGCACCTTTGGTAAAACGTTAAAAATTGAAGGTTGAAAGTTGAACGTTAAACCTGTAACCTTCAACTTTCAACCCTGAAGAGGAACATATGGATATTGTATTAACTGGCTCCGTCGCCTACGACTACCTGATGACCTTCCCCGGTCTCTTCAAAGATCACTTTCTGCCCGAAAAGCTGGATTCGATCAGCCTATCGTTTCTCGTTACTTCAATGGTGCGTCACCGCGGCGGAATTGCGCCCAATATTGCCTACACCCTGGCGCTGCTCGGCGGCAAGCCGCGCGTCATGGCCACCGTTGGCGAAGATTTTTCCGATTACCGCTCTTTTCTTGAAACTGCGGGCGTAGACACCAAACTGATGAAAGTTGTCGAAGGCAAATTCACGGCTTCGTTTTTCGCCAACACGGATGAATCCAACGCCCAGATTGCCAGTTTTTACCCCGGGGCCATGGATCACGCCGGGGAGTTGTCTTTTCACGACCTCGCGAACCAACCCGATTTGGTGGTTGTCTCGCCCAATGCCCCCGATGCGATGGTGCAATATCCCGTCGAGTGTCAGGCCCTCGGCATTCCCTATCTTTACGATCCCAGCCAGCAAATTCCGCGCATGAGCGGTGAAGATTTGCGCGCCGGTGTGGAGGGCTGCTGCGCCCTGATGGTTAACGACTACGAATTTGAATTGGTCAAGAAAAGCACCGGGATGAGCGAAGCTGAAATTTTGGGTGGCCGCGCCTTCACAGTAGTGACGCGTGGCAAAGATGGGGCTTCTATTTACGTGGGCGACGAAGAGATTCGCACCCCCGTGGTGACTCCTGCTCAAATCGCCGACCCCACCGGCGTGGGCGACGCCTTCCGCGGCGGTTTCCTGACGGGTTATTCTCACAGCCTCGATTGGGAAATCTGCGGTAAAATTGGCGCTTTGGCGGCCACATATTGCCTGGAATCTAAAGGCACCCAAGAACACAGTTTCACCCCCAAAGAATTCATAACGCGCTTCCGTGAACATTTTGATGATGATGGCGCGTTGGATGTATTAATTCGTTAAGGAGAAAAAATGTTAGACACTGTATTGAAAGAAACAACGACTGATTATTATG
The window above is part of the Chloroflexota bacterium genome. Proteins encoded here:
- the mtnA gene encoding S-methyl-5-thioribose-1-phosphate isomerase, with protein sequence MKTVEWDFTTHKLQMIDQRLLPGTFEVAVFDDYRAVAQAITDMVVRGAPAIGAAAGFGLALAAIQSGATTPEGLLTDLKSAADLLKKARPTAVNLAWALDRILNSLTQTLSQGERGQLSPLPRWGRAEAGGILADLRAAVLTEAQRIADEDVEINQRMARHGAELIEDGDTIIHHCNTGALATVDWGTALGVIRLAHEQGKRIHVLVDETRPRLQGSRLTAWELTQYGIPYDIISDNAAGHFLSSGQVDKVFVGSDRTAANGDVCNKIGTYMLALAAYDNGVPFYPVVPTSTIDMTLATGAEIPIEERTQAEVLSLTFQGQAAFPEGASARNPAFDVTPHRLVTGIVTENGVAYPPFITNLAPLVKR
- a CDS encoding carbohydrate kinase family protein, whose product is MDIVLTGSVAYDYLMTFPGLFKDHFLPEKLDSISLSFLVTSMVRHRGGIAPNIAYTLALLGGKPRVMATVGEDFSDYRSFLETAGVDTKLMKVVEGKFTASFFANTDESNAQIASFYPGAMDHAGELSFHDLANQPDLVVVSPNAPDAMVQYPVECQALGIPYLYDPSQQIPRMSGEDLRAGVEGCCALMVNDYEFELVKKSTGMSEAEILGGRAFTVVTRGKDGASIYVGDEEIRTPVVTPAQIADPTGVGDAFRGGFLTGYSHSLDWEICGKIGALAATYCLESKGTQEHSFTPKEFITRFREHFDDDGALDVLIR